The following proteins come from a genomic window of Iamia sp. SCSIO 61187:
- a CDS encoding Cof-type HAD-IIB family hydrolase: MTLDVQLVASDLDGTLLQPPVRRRDGQRADRVDLGSITERTRTVLDRLRADGVEVVAVTGRPPRWVHAIDIGPGLAICSNGALVVDLQTEEVVVERALAPDAAAEVVRRLRALHPEGHFAVEFADGVAIEPAWAETIPRALAGEHVGPAEELVVRPAAKVLMKVPGTEGDAFIDGATEAVGDIAEVTASGGLQLVEVSAPGVDKATTLALLCDERGIPPERVVAFGDARNDLAMLAWAGTGVAMGDAHPSVIEAADHVTGTNADDGVAAWLEQNVL; the protein is encoded by the coding sequence ATGACCCTCGATGTGCAGCTGGTCGCGTCGGACCTGGACGGGACGCTCCTCCAGCCGCCCGTCCGGCGCCGGGACGGTCAGCGTGCCGACCGCGTCGACCTCGGGTCGATCACCGAGCGGACCCGCACCGTCCTCGACCGGCTGCGAGCCGACGGGGTGGAGGTCGTCGCCGTCACCGGCCGGCCGCCCCGCTGGGTCCACGCCATCGACATCGGGCCGGGCCTGGCCATCTGCTCCAACGGGGCCCTGGTGGTCGACCTCCAGACCGAGGAGGTCGTGGTCGAGCGGGCCCTGGCCCCCGACGCCGCCGCCGAGGTCGTCCGCCGGCTGCGGGCCCTCCACCCCGAGGGCCACTTCGCCGTGGAGTTCGCCGACGGCGTGGCCATCGAGCCGGCGTGGGCCGAGACCATCCCCCGAGCCCTGGCCGGCGAGCACGTCGGCCCCGCCGAGGAGCTGGTCGTCCGGCCGGCGGCCAAGGTCCTCATGAAGGTGCCGGGCACCGAGGGCGACGCCTTCATCGACGGCGCCACCGAGGCCGTCGGCGACATCGCCGAGGTGACGGCGAGCGGCGGCCTCCAGCTGGTCGAGGTCTCCGCACCCGGAGTCGACAAGGCCACGACGCTGGCCCTGCTGTGCGACGAGCGGGGCATCCCGCCCGAGCGGGTGGTGGCCTTCGGCGACGCCCGCAACGACCTCGCCATGCTCGCCTGGGCCGGCACCGGCGTGGCCATGGGCGACGCCCACCCCTCGGTCATCGAGGCGGCCGACCACGTCACCGGCAC
- a CDS encoding class I SAM-dependent methyltransferase: MLTVDYARLRLEPGDLVLDMGAGAGRHAFEAFRRGARVVALDYGFDELPEVMGLFGAMKESGEAGTRPHAMGVAVNGDGTRLPFPDDTFDRIICSEVLEHIPDDEAALRELFRILKPGGRLAATVPTWFPEKVCWRLSEEYHAPFVPGGHVRIFGEPELRAKMRAAGFRPGDSHHAHALHSPYWWLKCAVGPTNDDHPLVKAYHRLLVWDITKAPRTTRWTERLLNPVLGKSLVVYARKPVPVTAPHTTREMADARA; this comes from the coding sequence ATGCTGACCGTCGACTATGCACGCCTGCGCCTCGAGCCGGGTGACCTCGTCCTCGACATGGGGGCGGGGGCCGGGCGGCACGCCTTCGAGGCCTTCCGGCGCGGGGCCCGGGTGGTGGCCCTGGACTACGGCTTCGACGAGCTGCCCGAGGTCATGGGCCTGTTCGGGGCCATGAAGGAGAGCGGCGAGGCCGGGACCCGTCCCCACGCCATGGGGGTCGCAGTCAACGGCGACGGGACACGGCTGCCGTTCCCCGACGACACCTTCGACCGCATCATCTGCTCCGAGGTGCTCGAGCACATCCCCGACGACGAGGCCGCCCTGCGCGAGCTGTTCCGGATCCTCAAGCCCGGCGGCCGTCTGGCGGCCACGGTCCCGACCTGGTTCCCCGAGAAGGTGTGCTGGCGGCTGTCGGAGGAGTACCACGCGCCGTTCGTCCCCGGCGGGCACGTGCGGATCTTCGGCGAGCCCGAGCTGCGCGCCAAGATGCGCGCCGCCGGGTTCCGCCCCGGCGACAGCCACCACGCCCACGCCCTCCACTCGCCGTACTGGTGGCTGAAGTGCGCCGTCGGGCCGACCAACGACGACCACCCGCTGGTGAAGGCGTACCACCGCCTCCTGGTGTGGGACATCACCAAGGCCCCCAGGACCACCCGCTGGACCGAGCGGCTCCTGAACCCCGTCCTGGGCAAGAGCCTGGTGGTCTACGCCCGCAAGCCCGTGCCGGTGACGGCACCCCACACCACGAGGGAGATGGCCGATGCCCGCGCCTGA
- a CDS encoding glycosyltransferase family 4 protein — translation MATDDRSLRIALLTYRGKPHVGGQGIYVRHLAKALVDLGHHVEVFSGQPLPEVDPRVPLHGLESLDIYNDHFPMRMPGVWELKTLADVVEVGAFSLGTFPEPLAFSVRAFQALKARKDDFDLVHDNQSLGYGLLGVERLLGLPLIATIHHPITVDRRLEIEHATSLYRKLTLTRWYGFTRMQTEVARRIKRVITVSENSFADIVRDHKVPPERMHVVPVGVDPDLFKPVAGIERRPGHLITTASADVAMKGLSFLLEALAKLRVERPELHLTVIGRKKEGGKSAATIDRLGLTDHIEWVTGVTDQRIVELYSEAELAVVPSLYEGFSLPAIEAMSCGVPVVATTGGALPEVVGPDGETALLVPPGDADALAAKIGWALDHPGVRRTVGAAGRERVKAQWSWRHTAERTIAQYRALLAEA, via the coding sequence ATGGCGACCGACGATCGAAGCCTCCGGATCGCCCTGCTCACCTATCGGGGCAAGCCCCACGTCGGGGGCCAGGGGATCTACGTGCGCCACCTGGCGAAGGCGCTGGTCGACCTGGGCCACCACGTCGAGGTCTTCTCGGGCCAGCCGCTGCCCGAGGTCGACCCCCGCGTCCCCCTCCACGGGCTCGAGAGCCTCGACATCTACAACGACCACTTCCCCATGCGGATGCCGGGCGTCTGGGAGCTCAAGACCCTGGCCGACGTGGTCGAGGTCGGCGCCTTCTCCCTCGGCACCTTCCCCGAGCCGCTGGCCTTCTCCGTCCGGGCCTTCCAGGCCCTCAAGGCCCGCAAGGACGACTTCGACCTGGTGCACGACAACCAGAGCCTGGGCTACGGGCTGCTCGGCGTCGAGCGGTTGCTCGGGTTGCCGCTGATCGCCACGATCCACCACCCCATCACGGTGGACCGCCGGCTCGAGATCGAGCACGCCACCTCGCTGTACCGGAAGCTGACCCTCACCCGCTGGTACGGCTTCACCCGCATGCAGACCGAGGTCGCCCGGCGCATCAAGCGGGTCATCACCGTGTCGGAGAACTCCTTCGCCGACATCGTGCGCGACCACAAGGTCCCGCCCGAGCGGATGCACGTCGTCCCCGTGGGCGTCGACCCCGACCTGTTCAAGCCGGTGGCCGGCATCGAGCGCCGCCCCGGCCACCTGATCACCACCGCCAGCGCGGACGTGGCCATGAAGGGTCTGTCGTTCCTGCTCGAGGCGCTGGCCAAGCTGCGCGTCGAGCGGCCCGAGCTGCACCTCACCGTGATCGGACGCAAGAAGGAGGGCGGCAAGTCGGCGGCGACGATCGACCGCCTCGGCCTCACCGACCACATCGAGTGGGTCACGGGCGTGACCGACCAGCGCATCGTCGAGCTCTACAGCGAGGCCGAGCTGGCCGTCGTGCCCTCGCTCTACGAGGGGTTCTCCCTGCCGGCCATCGAGGCCATGTCGTGCGGCGTCCCCGTGGTGGCCACCACCGGCGGCGCCCTGCCCGAGGTCGTCGGCCCCGACGGCGAGACCGCCCTGCTCGTCCCCCCCGGCGATGCCGACGCCCTGGCCGCCAAGATCGGCTGGGCCCTCGACCACCCCGGCGTCCGCCGGACGGTCGGCGCCGCCGGCCGCGAGCGGGTCAAGGCCCAGTGGAGCTGGCGCCACACCGCCGAGCGCACCATCGCCCAGTACCGCGCCCTCCTCGCAGAAGCCTGA
- a CDS encoding DUF445 domain-containing protein, whose translation MALPTAVADADARRADLRRMKRTATGLLLAATAVFLVARVLEEDASWLGFVRATAEAAMVGAIADWFAVTALFRHPLGIPIPHTAIIPNRKDDIGRGLGTFVQQHFLTRDVVEERLAGVSLAARLGDWLTEPGNAERVGDQLGGVLRTTLDTLKDEDVQETLEVAVATRVRAIEAGPVLAKGLELVVADGRHQEVLSVLLRRVAEAVTDNEEVLRSRLQAETPWWVPDRFDDRIFDRVHTGVQRFLHEVADDTAHPMRATFDERITTLADQLARSPSMRARADALKEELVQHPAVREWSSTMWADIKASLLAHADDPESDLRLRLVGAARSFGERLRDDPTLQARVDGWVASTAVEVVERSKGEVGEVIASTVARWDSTEATDRIELQVGRDLQFIRINGTVVGGLAGLVIYSVGKLIG comes from the coding sequence GTGGCCCTCCCCACCGCAGTCGCCGACGCCGATGCCCGGCGAGCCGACCTCCGGCGGATGAAGCGGACGGCCACCGGTCTGCTGCTGGCCGCCACCGCCGTGTTCCTGGTCGCCCGGGTGCTCGAGGAGGACGCGTCGTGGCTGGGCTTCGTGCGGGCCACCGCCGAGGCGGCCATGGTCGGCGCCATCGCCGACTGGTTCGCGGTGACCGCGCTGTTCCGCCACCCGCTGGGCATCCCCATCCCCCACACCGCCATCATCCCCAACCGCAAGGACGACATCGGCCGGGGTCTGGGCACGTTCGTGCAGCAGCACTTCCTGACCCGGGACGTCGTCGAGGAGCGCCTGGCCGGGGTGTCGCTCGCCGCCCGCCTCGGTGACTGGCTGACCGAGCCGGGCAACGCCGAGCGGGTCGGCGACCAGCTGGGGGGCGTGCTCCGCACCACGCTCGACACCCTCAAGGACGAAGACGTCCAGGAGACCCTGGAGGTGGCCGTCGCCACCCGGGTCCGGGCCATCGAGGCCGGGCCGGTCCTGGCCAAGGGGCTGGAGCTGGTCGTCGCCGACGGTCGCCACCAGGAGGTGCTCTCGGTGCTGCTCCGGCGGGTGGCCGAGGCGGTGACCGACAACGAGGAGGTGCTGCGGTCGCGCCTCCAGGCCGAGACGCCGTGGTGGGTCCCCGACCGCTTCGACGACCGCATCTTCGACCGCGTCCACACCGGCGTGCAGCGGTTCCTCCACGAGGTCGCCGACGACACCGCCCACCCGATGCGGGCCACCTTCGACGAGCGCATCACCACCCTGGCCGACCAGCTGGCCCGGTCGCCGTCGATGCGGGCCCGGGCCGACGCCCTCAAGGAGGAGCTGGTCCAGCACCCGGCCGTCCGCGAGTGGTCGTCGACCATGTGGGCCGACATCAAGGCGTCGCTCCTCGCCCACGCCGACGACCCCGAGTCTGACCTGCGCCTCCGCCTGGTCGGTGCGGCCCGATCCTTCGGCGAGCGCCTGCGCGACGACCCGACCCTGCAGGCCCGGGTCGACGGCTGGGTGGCGTCGACCGCCGTCGAGGTGGTCGAGCGGTCGAAGGGCGAGGTCGGCGAGGTGATCGCCTCCACCGTCGCCCGCTGGGACTCGACCGAGGCCACCGACCGCATCGAGCTCCAGGTCGGTCGGGACCTCCAGTTCATCCGGATCAACGGCACCGTGGTCGGCGGTCTCGCCGGCCTGGTCATCTACTCGGTCGGCAAGCTCATCGGCTGA
- the dtd gene encoding D-aminoacyl-tRNA deacylase, whose protein sequence is MRALVQQVTRARVLVAGEEVGAIGPGLCAFVGVTHDDTEAEARRLADKIWHLRVFDDEAGAMNLALPDVGGAVLVVSQFTLYGSTERGRRPSWIAAARPEQAEPLVDAVVAALRDRGATVATGRFRAHMQVELVNDGPTTLMLEV, encoded by the coding sequence GTGAGAGCGCTGGTCCAGCAGGTCACCCGGGCCCGGGTGCTGGTCGCCGGTGAGGAGGTCGGCGCCATCGGTCCCGGCCTGTGCGCCTTCGTCGGCGTCACCCACGACGACACCGAGGCCGAGGCGCGGCGGCTGGCCGACAAGATCTGGCACCTCCGGGTGTTCGACGACGAGGCCGGGGCCATGAACCTCGCCCTCCCCGACGTCGGCGGGGCCGTGCTCGTCGTCAGCCAGTTCACCCTCTACGGCAGCACCGAGCGGGGGCGCCGGCCGTCGTGGATCGCCGCCGCCCGGCCCGAGCAGGCCGAGCCCCTCGTCGACGCCGTCGTCGCCGCCCTGCGGGACCGGGGGGCGACGGTGGCGACCGGTCGCTTCCGGGCCCACATGCAGGTCGAGCTGGTCAACGACGGCCCGACCACGCTCATGCTCGAGGTCTGA
- the lnt gene encoding apolipoprotein N-acyltransferase, whose product MDEEDEVAATPGGRSRFVPGLMALGGGLLIALSLPPWGWWPLAFVGLAVFDRAVAGTRAVVRFRRAWLTGVGVLAPSTFWMVAFTPPGYVIEVVGFATFLGVAVMAAPSSRWRWLALPGSWAAFEAVKGRWPFGGVPLSELAMGQIAGPLGPVARVGGVILVAVVTVVGAMALSAATHRAWRPALALLAAVLVAVGVAAVAPRGEASGPEVVVAYVQGGGEQGTVDAETDDREVFLAHYDATLQLSPGEADLIVWPENVVNVDDPIEETREGRELAQLAVDLETPILAGIVEGAGDDLFTNASVLFDVDGRITARYDKVRRVPFGEYVPLRGVLDDVAGSALPAKDAIVGRAQNTIDVTLGDDAIETRVGVVISWEVFFGDRGRDAANGDGSPARFLVNPTNGSSYTGTQVQTQQVASSRLRALETGRWVVQVAPTGFSAFVSDTGEVFERSGVSERRVEVREVPFRHGRTLFMVWGPWPPFLLAVALVVAANGADRRFRPRA is encoded by the coding sequence ATGGACGAGGAGGACGAGGTCGCAGCCACCCCCGGGGGTCGGTCCCGGTTCGTCCCCGGGCTGATGGCGCTGGGCGGCGGGCTGCTCATCGCCCTGTCGTTGCCGCCGTGGGGCTGGTGGCCCCTGGCGTTCGTCGGGCTGGCCGTGTTCGACCGGGCCGTGGCGGGCACCCGGGCCGTCGTCCGCTTCCGGCGGGCGTGGCTCACCGGGGTCGGCGTGCTGGCCCCGTCGACGTTCTGGATGGTGGCCTTCACCCCGCCCGGCTACGTCATCGAGGTCGTCGGGTTCGCCACCTTCCTCGGCGTCGCCGTCATGGCCGCCCCCTCCAGCCGGTGGCGCTGGCTGGCGCTGCCCGGGTCCTGGGCGGCCTTCGAGGCGGTCAAGGGCCGCTGGCCCTTCGGGGGCGTCCCCCTCTCCGAGCTGGCCATGGGCCAGATCGCCGGCCCCCTCGGGCCTGTGGCCCGGGTCGGCGGGGTGATCCTCGTCGCCGTGGTCACCGTCGTCGGCGCCATGGCCCTCAGCGCCGCGACCCACCGGGCCTGGCGGCCGGCGCTGGCCCTGCTGGCCGCGGTCCTGGTCGCTGTGGGGGTGGCCGCGGTCGCCCCCCGGGGCGAGGCCTCGGGGCCCGAGGTCGTCGTGGCCTACGTGCAGGGCGGCGGCGAGCAGGGCACCGTCGACGCCGAGACCGACGACCGCGAGGTGTTCCTCGCCCACTACGACGCGACCCTCCAGCTGTCGCCGGGCGAGGCCGACCTCATCGTCTGGCCCGAGAACGTGGTCAACGTCGACGACCCCATCGAGGAGACCCGGGAGGGGCGTGAGCTGGCCCAGCTGGCCGTCGACCTGGAGACGCCCATCCTCGCCGGCATCGTCGAGGGCGCCGGCGACGACCTTTTCACCAACGCCTCCGTCCTGTTCGACGTCGACGGCCGGATCACCGCCCGCTACGACAAGGTCCGCCGGGTCCCCTTCGGCGAGTACGTCCCCCTCCGTGGGGTCCTCGACGACGTGGCCGGATCCGCCCTGCCGGCCAAGGACGCCATCGTCGGCCGGGCTCAGAACACGATCGACGTCACGCTCGGCGACGACGCCATCGAGACCCGCGTCGGCGTCGTCATCTCGTGGGAGGTGTTCTTCGGCGACCGGGGCCGCGACGCCGCCAACGGCGACGGGAGCCCGGCCCGGTTCCTGGTCAACCCGACCAACGGCTCCAGCTACACCGGGACGCAGGTCCAGACCCAGCAGGTGGCGTCGAGCCGGCTCCGGGCCCTGGAGACCGGGCGCTGGGTGGTGCAGGTCGCGCCCACCGGGTTCAGCGCCTTCGTGTCCGACACCGGCGAGGTGTTCGAGCGCAGCGGCGTGAGCGAGCGCCGCGTCGAGGTCCGGGAGGTGCCGTTCCGCCACGGCCGGACCCTGTTCATGGTGTGGGGCCCGTGGCCGCCGTTCCTGCTCGCGGTGGCACTGGTGGTGGCGGCCAACGGGGCCGACCGGCGGTTCAGACCTCGAGCATGA
- the hemG gene encoding protoporphyrinogen oxidase yields the protein MTVVVAGAGITGLTAALHLGEAGVEVLVVDPAIRIGGMVQTSPFAGRMVDEGADAFLVRTPAAFDLARAVGLGDELVSPARRDARVWLHGALHRLPAHVLGVPTDPDEVDELRLLSPAGLDRLRRDLTDPAPPADPEDVSIAEAVGGRLGDEALARLVDPLVGGISAGDTAHLSLAAVAPQLDAAWRDPDHTSLVAACRAQVAAARAAGRDPDAPIFAAPVGGMARLPQAVARAARMTGMVDLRLGTALSAVADGGLVALADGTTLEAEAVVLATPGPTAAEIVGSVSPEARALLAGVRHVSVAFVRVAIPTADLGRPLDGSGVLVPRTEGRIVTACSFASEKWEHLAADRGDGTVIVRAAVGRDGEQAVLGLDDAALVERVVDDLTAILDLQGAPTSTSVHRWPLAFAQYRPGHLDRVAAMEAALARDAPWLVVAGMHLRGVGLPASIASADAAAARVLARLAPT from the coding sequence GTGACCGTCGTCGTCGCCGGGGCCGGCATCACCGGGCTCACCGCCGCCCTGCACCTCGGCGAGGCGGGCGTCGAGGTGCTCGTGGTCGACCCGGCCATCCGCATCGGGGGCATGGTCCAGACCTCCCCCTTCGCCGGCCGCATGGTCGACGAGGGGGCCGACGCCTTCCTCGTCCGGACCCCGGCCGCGTTCGACCTGGCCCGGGCCGTCGGACTGGGCGACGAGCTCGTCAGCCCGGCCCGCCGGGACGCCCGGGTGTGGCTCCACGGCGCCCTGCACCGGCTCCCGGCCCACGTCCTCGGCGTCCCCACCGACCCCGACGAGGTCGACGAGCTCCGCCTCCTCTCCCCCGCCGGGCTCGACCGGCTCCGGCGCGACCTCACCGACCCGGCCCCACCGGCCGACCCCGAGGACGTCTCGATCGCCGAGGCCGTGGGCGGGCGACTGGGCGACGAGGCCCTGGCCCGGCTGGTCGACCCGCTCGTCGGCGGGATCAGCGCCGGCGACACCGCCCACCTCAGCCTGGCCGCGGTCGCCCCGCAGCTCGACGCCGCCTGGCGGGACCCCGACCACACCAGCCTGGTGGCAGCGTGCCGGGCCCAGGTCGCCGCCGCCCGCGCCGCCGGGCGCGACCCCGACGCCCCGATCTTCGCCGCCCCTGTCGGCGGCATGGCCCGACTCCCCCAGGCCGTGGCCCGCGCCGCCCGGATGACCGGCATGGTCGACCTCCGCCTCGGCACCGCCCTGTCGGCCGTCGCCGACGGCGGGCTGGTGGCCCTCGCCGACGGCACCACCCTGGAGGCCGAGGCCGTGGTGCTGGCCACCCCGGGGCCGACCGCCGCCGAGATCGTCGGCTCGGTGTCGCCCGAGGCCCGGGCCCTCCTCGCCGGCGTCCGGCACGTGTCGGTCGCCTTCGTGCGGGTCGCCATCCCGACCGCCGACCTGGGCCGACCGCTCGACGGCAGCGGGGTCCTCGTCCCCCGGACCGAGGGCCGGATCGTGACCGCGTGCTCGTTCGCGTCGGAGAAGTGGGAGCACCTGGCCGCCGACCGGGGCGACGGCACGGTCATCGTCCGGGCCGCGGTCGGGCGCGACGGCGAGCAGGCCGTCCTCGGCCTCGACGACGCCGCCCTGGTGGAGCGGGTCGTCGACGACCTCACCGCCATCCTCGACCTCCAGGGGGCGCCGACCTCCACCTCAGTCCACCGCTGGCCCCTCGCCTTCGCCCAGTACCGCCCCGGTCACCTGGACCGGGTCGCGGCCATGGAGGCGGCCCTGGCGCGGGACGCGCCCTGGCTGGTCGTGGCCGGCATGCACCTCCGGGGCGTGGGCCTCCCGGCATCGATCGCCAGCGCCGACGCCGCCGCCGCCCGCGTCCTCGCCCGGCTCGCGCCCACCTGA
- the hemH gene encoding ferrochelatase has product MTEGPVGVAVMAYGTPATPDDVEAYYTHIRRGRPPTPEQLADLRSRYDALGGTSSMAARTAAQVDAISAALEARAPGRCRVVLGQKHAVPFVEDAAATLLAEGVTDVVGIVLAPHYSGFSVGEYQRRLADAMAEGGGRAAAVDRWSDLPEWQAFTARAVGDALADLPAATKVLFTAHSLPERVLVGDPYPGELARSARAIARQAGLATWAGWGLAWQSAGRTPEPWRGPDVLEVIRDLADTGRSEGVLVCPQGFVTDHLEVGYDLDIEARAVADEVGLAFARTRTVDDDATVMGALADRILAAADDLARPEAP; this is encoded by the coding sequence GTGACCGAGGGGCCCGTCGGCGTCGCGGTGATGGCCTACGGCACGCCGGCCACCCCCGACGACGTCGAGGCGTACTACACCCACATCCGCCGGGGCCGGCCCCCGACCCCTGAGCAGCTGGCCGACCTCCGGTCCCGCTACGACGCCCTCGGCGGCACGTCGTCGATGGCGGCCCGCACCGCGGCCCAGGTCGACGCCATCTCCGCCGCCCTCGAGGCCCGGGCCCCGGGCCGGTGCCGGGTGGTCCTGGGCCAGAAGCACGCCGTCCCGTTCGTCGAGGACGCCGCCGCCACCCTCCTCGCCGAGGGGGTCACCGACGTGGTCGGGATCGTCCTCGCCCCGCACTACAGCGGGTTCAGCGTGGGCGAGTACCAGCGCCGCCTGGCCGACGCCATGGCCGAGGGCGGCGGGCGGGCCGCGGCCGTCGACCGCTGGAGCGACCTGCCCGAGTGGCAGGCCTTCACCGCCCGGGCCGTGGGCGACGCCCTCGCCGACCTGCCGGCCGCGACCAAGGTCCTCTTCACCGCCCACTCGCTGCCGGAGCGGGTGCTGGTGGGCGACCCCTACCCGGGCGAGCTGGCCCGCAGCGCCCGAGCCATCGCCCGCCAGGCCGGGCTGGCCACCTGGGCGGGGTGGGGCCTCGCCTGGCAGAGCGCGGGCCGCACGCCCGAGCCGTGGCGGGGCCCCGACGTCCTCGAGGTCATCCGCGACCTGGCCGACACCGGGCGCAGCGAGGGCGTGCTCGTCTGCCCCCAGGGCTTCGTCACCGACCACCTCGAGGTCGGCTACGACCTCGACATCGAGGCCCGAGCCGTCGCCGACGAGGTCGGGCTGGCGTTCGCCCGGACCCGCACCGTCGACGACGACGCCACGGTGATGGGCGCCCTCGCCGATCGGATCCTGGCCGCGGCCGACGACCTGGCCCGGCCCGAGGCGCCGTGA
- the hemE gene encoding uroporphyrinogen decarboxylase yields MPTLGAVAPPPDAPFLRACRGEPGPTVPVWFMRQAGRSLPEYRAVRGEGSILDAIRTPDLATEITLQPVRRYGVDAAILYSDIVTAVAAIGFGVDVAPGVGPVVERPFASAADLDRLRPLEPFEDIPYVLETIANLVDELGDVPLIGFAGAPFTVASYLVEGAPTRTWTKTKALMHTDPELWAALVDRLADQAATTLRAQVAAGASAVQLFDSWAGALTPADYERFVMPASAKVLDAVADLGVPRIHFGVSTGELLPLMRQAGADVVGVDWRVPLDAARARLGADAVLQGNLDPALVVAGADVALEGARDVLRRNDGHPGHIFNLGHGVLPETDPEVLEQVVALVHAEGRADAQPSLLDGAGAQP; encoded by the coding sequence ATGCCTACCCTCGGTGCCGTGGCCCCGCCCCCCGACGCCCCGTTCCTCCGCGCCTGCCGGGGGGAGCCCGGCCCGACCGTGCCCGTGTGGTTCATGCGCCAGGCCGGGCGGTCGCTGCCCGAGTACCGCGCCGTGCGGGGCGAGGGCAGCATCCTCGACGCCATCCGCACCCCGGACCTGGCCACCGAGATCACCCTGCAGCCGGTCCGCCGCTACGGCGTCGACGCCGCCATCCTCTACTCCGACATCGTGACCGCGGTCGCCGCCATCGGCTTCGGCGTCGACGTCGCCCCCGGCGTCGGCCCGGTGGTCGAGCGGCCCTTCGCCTCGGCCGCCGACCTCGACCGGCTGCGGCCCCTCGAGCCGTTCGAGGACATCCCCTACGTGCTCGAGACGATCGCCAACCTGGTCGACGAGCTGGGCGACGTGCCCCTGATCGGCTTCGCCGGCGCCCCCTTCACCGTGGCCAGCTACCTGGTCGAGGGCGCCCCCACCCGCACCTGGACCAAGACCAAGGCCCTGATGCACACCGACCCCGAGCTGTGGGCCGCCCTGGTGGACCGGCTGGCCGACCAGGCCGCCACCACGCTGCGAGCCCAGGTCGCGGCGGGTGCGTCGGCCGTGCAGCTGTTCGACTCGTGGGCCGGCGCCCTGACCCCGGCCGACTACGAGCGCTTCGTGATGCCCGCCAGCGCCAAGGTGCTCGACGCCGTGGCCGACCTCGGCGTGCCCCGCATCCACTTCGGGGTCAGCACCGGCGAGCTCCTCCCCCTCATGCGCCAGGCCGGTGCCGACGTGGTCGGCGTCGACTGGCGGGTCCCGCTCGACGCCGCCCGCGCCCGCCTCGGGGCCGACGCAGTGCTGCAGGGCAACCTCGACCCCGCCCTCGTCGTGGCCGGCGCCGATGTCGCCCTCGAGGGAGCCCGCGACGTCCTGCGCCGCAACGACGGCCACCCGGGGCACATCTTCAACCTGGGCCACGGTGTCCTCCCCGAGACCGACCCCGAGGTGCTCGAGCAGGTCGTCGCCCTCGTCCACGCCGAGGGCCGGGCCGACGCCCAGCCCTCGCTGCTCGACGGCGCCGGGGCCCAGCCGTGA